One region of Halohasta litchfieldiae genomic DNA includes:
- a CDS encoding type II/IV secretion system ATPase subunit has protein sequence MTEMGTPKPSDELKQMAMRKPHLREHLMKFKQITGEFPVFADDPEDYESKRPNVLYPVGGPIFCHVHGDVGQKLKYYTVEPTLSDSEAVILEKVKRKLLSMSGHRDSPDDESEYDDLIEELLEDATYISDGETNFYDRVKQFWNLGKIEVNQQTYDSIRYRLNRDIVGFGPLEPVMRDTQNEDIHVIGPHECHVDHGTFGMMPTTVDFGTLEEYDSWLRNMGERIGDPVSDSDPIVDSTLPDGSRVNIIYSNDVSIKGPSMTIRQGEGVPLSINQITNWNTLSPRLSAYLWLCLENEQTVFVVGETASGKTTTLNAILSFIPRDAKIYTAEDTAEVLPPHDTWQQLMTREGEEGSEVDMFDLVAAALRSRPDYIIVGEVRGAEGRMAFQAAQTGHPVMLTFHASDIVSMIQRFTSEPINVPETFMDVADVALFQNRVKQGDDVLRRVTSVQEIEGYSSEMDGVVTREAFSWDPVEDEIIFQGMNNSYVLEEQIATLLGYADTRDIYDELDYRADVIERMIQEGVLGYHEVNEAIDSFQRDGVEGLPFSMRPSPVTGE, from the coding sequence ATGACTGAAATGGGAACTCCCAAGCCGTCTGACGAACTCAAGCAGATGGCAATGCGGAAGCCGCACCTCCGCGAGCACCTGATGAAGTTCAAGCAGATTACTGGTGAGTTCCCTGTGTTCGCCGACGATCCCGAAGACTACGAGTCCAAACGGCCGAACGTGCTGTACCCAGTCGGCGGCCCGATTTTCTGCCACGTTCACGGTGACGTTGGTCAAAAGCTCAAATACTACACCGTCGAGCCGACGCTGTCGGACTCGGAGGCGGTGATCCTCGAGAAGGTCAAACGCAAGCTGCTTTCGATGAGTGGTCACCGCGATTCGCCGGACGACGAGTCCGAGTACGACGACCTCATCGAGGAGCTGCTGGAAGACGCGACCTACATCTCCGACGGCGAGACCAATTTTTATGATCGAGTCAAGCAGTTTTGGAACCTTGGGAAAATAGAGGTCAACCAGCAGACCTACGACTCCATTCGCTACCGGCTCAACCGGGATATCGTCGGTTTCGGCCCGCTCGAACCGGTGATGCGTGACACACAGAACGAGGATATTCACGTTATCGGCCCTCACGAGTGCCACGTCGACCACGGAACGTTCGGCATGATGCCGACGACCGTCGACTTCGGCACGCTCGAAGAGTACGACAGCTGGCTCCGTAACATGGGCGAGCGAATCGGAGATCCCGTCTCGGACTCCGACCCGATTGTCGACTCGACGCTGCCCGACGGTTCGCGTGTCAACATCATCTACTCCAACGATGTCTCGATCAAGGGTCCCTCGATGACGATCCGACAGGGCGAGGGCGTCCCGCTGTCGATCAACCAGATTACCAACTGGAACACGCTGTCGCCACGCCTGTCGGCCTACCTCTGGCTCTGTCTGGAGAACGAACAGACCGTCTTCGTTGTCGGCGAGACCGCATCCGGGAAGACGACGACACTCAACGCAATCTTGTCGTTCATTCCACGGGACGCGAAGATCTACACCGCAGAGGACACCGCCGAGGTGCTGCCGCCCCACGATACGTGGCAGCAGCTCATGACACGAGAGGGTGAGGAAGGGAGTGAGGTCGACATGTTCGACCTCGTGGCTGCGGCACTGCGGTCCCGTCCTGACTACATTATCGTCGGGGAGGTTCGTGGGGCCGAGGGACGGATGGCGTTCCAGGCCGCCCAGACGGGCCACCCCGTCATGCTGACGTTCCACGCGAGCGACATCGTCTCGATGATTCAGCGGTTTACCAGCGAACCGATCAACGTTCCAGAGACGTTCATGGACGTTGCCGATGTGGCACTGTTCCAGAACCGTGTCAAACAGGGCGACGACGTGCTGCGACGGGTGACCAGTGTTCAGGAGATCGAGGGCTACTCCTCGGAGATGGACGGTGTTGTCACGCGTGAGGCCTTTAGCTGGGACCCCGTCGAAGATGAGATCATCTTCCAGGGGATGAACAACTCCTACGTACTGGAAGAACAGATCGCGACGCTGCTGGGGTACGCCGACACCCGGGACATCTACGACGAACTCGACTACCGTGCGGACGTTATCGAACGCATGATTCAGGAGGGTGTGTTGGGCTACCACGAGGTCAACGAGGCAATCGATTCCTTCCAGCGTGACGGTGTCGAAGGGCTACCGTTCTCGATGCGTCCGTCACCGGTTACTGGCGAATAG
- a CDS encoding ATPase domain-containing protein produces the protein MSRAQRNLLSLGMEDHDRLNKELGGGIPRGSIVLLEGDYGAGKSAISQRFSYGFTQEDHSVTFLSTELTVSGFIDQMHSLSYNITKPLLREELLFLHADFDSAGALRGDADTERKQLLKRLMEAEVMWEPDVVIIDTFDAILRNDPTFESLVRQNDERQAALEIISFFRDMISDGKIIVLTVDPSTVDEEAIGPFRSIADVFIEIQMIEVGNDIRRQLQVKRFAGMGEQVGDTIGFSVRSGTGIVIESRSVA, from the coding sequence ATGAGCAGAGCACAACGCAACCTACTGTCGCTGGGAATGGAGGATCACGACCGTCTGAACAAAGAGCTGGGAGGCGGCATCCCGCGTGGCAGTATCGTCCTCCTAGAGGGTGACTACGGAGCCGGCAAAAGTGCGATCAGCCAGCGGTTCAGCTACGGGTTCACCCAGGAGGACCACTCGGTGACGTTCCTCTCGACTGAGCTGACCGTCTCGGGGTTCATCGACCAGATGCACTCGCTTTCCTACAACATCACCAAGCCGTTGCTTCGCGAGGAGCTACTGTTCCTCCATGCGGACTTCGACAGCGCTGGGGCGCTCCGCGGCGACGCCGACACCGAACGAAAACAGCTTCTCAAACGGCTGATGGAAGCCGAAGTGATGTGGGAGCCGGATGTCGTCATCATCGACACCTTCGATGCCATCCTCCGAAACGATCCCACTTTTGAATCCCTTGTCCGCCAGAACGACGAGCGACAGGCCGCCCTCGAGATCATCTCGTTTTTCCGAGATATGATCTCCGACGGCAAGATCATCGTCCTCACCGTCGACCCCTCGACGGTCGACGAGGAAGCAATCGGCCCCTTCCGGTCGATTGCTGACGTGTTTATCGAGATCCAGATGATCGAGGTCGGCAACGACATCCGTCGACAGCTTCAGGTCAAGCGATTTGCCGGGATGGGCGAACAGGTCGGGGATACAATCGGATTTTCCGTAAGATCCGGAACTGGTATTGTCATTGAGAGCCGTAGTGTCGCATAG